The following coding sequences are from one Plasmodium knowlesi strain H genome assembly, chromosome: 9 window:
- a CDS encoding pescadillo homolog, putative, translating to MHIHKLRKKANKKKEGKYFTKKSILKKLYLKEKEFRKLCIFKGIYPKDFKEIPLKYRTKFYKQKVYYSKNDFKKLAHEKIIQDFRKIQTCLKKYKKYKLALEDEEKCKSLIKNFPKYTLDHIIKERFPVFSYAIEDLDDALSAIVAYSLLPSNEKVGIQNRFVTNCEVIKNHFHYYAYKTNRIKKAFITVKGYYLQAEILQKKVTWVIPHTFTPYLEKTIDFSIITTFIEYYICLLKFVLFKLYKMHNMTYPPEQSELLKNEKLKHLSYDQCLISLCKEKFPNAHGQGQESNQGEGKPLTLDSSLVSDTQPVVLSPEEGISQVEEQNQSKILQEDEEIKHNIDEENDTLKDLFKNQVYYIHTDMPLDILSLIILSSGGAIGWNSPYSPYQREDERITHEILEPYGEAKQMGQEKIERMYVQPQYIFDCLNRKKILPCSDYSVDVINLPVHLSPFIEDDNFKNFVKKEEYAINKLLKEEAEKNAQNSDTEDTQKNEHGHVNKEDEFLKSDDEVSKEKLQLFRNACLNNQMELEDEDNYVSVVDTNTNASHAKEVQSAQTRENIQRHKIALSKKKRKLYTRIERAERKQKLAINKFINKA from the coding sequence ATGCATATCCATAAGCTCCGCAAGAAGGCaaacaagaagaaggagggaaAGTACTTCACCAAGAAAAGTATATTAAAGAAGCTCTacctgaaggaaaaagagttCCGGAAATTGTGCATTTTCAAGGGCATCTACCCCAAAGATTTTAAGGAAATCCCATTAAAGTACCGAACGAAATTTTACAAGCAGAAGGTATACTACTCCAAAAATGATTTCAAAAAATTGGCccatgaaaaaattattcaggattttagaaaaatacaaacatgtttgaaaaagtataaaaagtATAAATTGGCATTGGAGGATGAGGAAAAATGTAAGAGCTTGATAAAAAACTTCCCCAAGTATACATTAGACCATATAATTAAGGAAAGGTTCCCTGTATTTTCTTATGCTATAGAAGATTTAGACGATGCTCTTAGTGCAATAGTTGCTTATTCGCTACTTCCTTCCAATGAGAAGGTCGGAATTCAAAACCGATTTGTTACCAACTGTGAAGTGATAAAGAATCACTTTCATTATTACGCTTACAAAACgaacagaataaaaaaggcgTTCATAACTGTAAAGGGTTATTACCTACAGGCAGAaattttgcagaaaaaagTTACTTGGGTTATCCCCCATACATTTACTCCATACTTAGAGAAAACTATAGACTTCTCCATCATCACGACTTTTATAGAATACTATATATGTCTGCTCAAATTCGTCCTCTTCAAACTTTACAAAATGCACAATATGACATATCCTCCTGAGCAGAGCGAACTgctaaaaaatgaaaaactcaAGCACCTTTCATATGACCAGTGTTTGATTTCGCTCTGCAAAGAGAAATTCCCTAACGCCCACGGGCAGGGGCAGGAATCCAaccaaggagaaggaaagccACTGACACTGGATAGCAGTCTTGTCTCGGACACCCAGCCTGTGGTGCTTTCTCCAGAGGAAGGTATCTCCCAAGTAGAGGAACAAAACCAAAGTAAGATTCTCcaggaggatgaagaaattaaacaTAACATAGACGAAGAAAATGATACCCTGAAGGATCTCTTCAAAAATCAAGTATATTATATCCACACGGATATGCCCCTGGACATACTTTCTCTCATTATTCTTTCTTCTGGAGGTGCCATAGGATGGAATTCTCCTTACTCTCCTTATCAGCGGGAAGACGAGAGAATCACACACGAAATTTTAGAACCCTATGGCGAAGCCAAGCAAAtgggacaagaaaaaattgagaGGATGTATGTGCAACCTCAATACATATTCGACTGccttaacagaaaaaaaatcctcccATGTAGTGACTACTCCGTGGATGTGATAAATTTACCTGTACACCTTTCTCCATTCATTGAGGATGATAACTTTAAAAACttcgtaaaaaaggaagagtacgCCATTAACAAGTtgttaaaagaagaagcagaaaaaaatgcccaaAACAGTGACACAGaggacacacaaaaaaatgagcatgGCCATGTAAATAAAGAGGATGAATTCCTCAAATCAGACGATGAAGTAAGTAAGGAAAAACTGCAACTATTTAGAAATGCATGCTTAAATAACCAAATGGAGTTGGAAGATGAAGACAATTACGTTTCAGTTGTAGATACCAATACAAATGCTTCTCATGCCAAGGAAGTGCAGTCAGCCCAAACGAGAGAAAATATACAGAGACATAAAATAGCTCTCAGTAAAAAGAAACGAAAATTGTACACAAGAATTGAAAGAGCcgaaaggaaacaaaaattggCCATCAACAAGTTTATTAATAAAGCCTGA
- a CDS encoding AP2 domain transcription factor, putative translates to MFSLRNSSNSSKKQPIEVDGHGKRATCEKGETELEDDEQVKNLYKENPLTKVERYMDYVQQETQVYPISRTTTPHQINIGSMESVNEDDGAFNPIVQSSTLLSHDEDELAKNIKENDDENDDENDDENDDGMMRRQNRSVNSNTYPLGFEQRDEAAIKFHSGVRESVINEKRQNCPRNEALEDVSAPHDESVNMGDSVSDGNGDSESAEPFSRNCEKEEPSKGSAMKGGCQEEDEAEADVVAKADMEAKADMEAKADMEAEADMEAEDEDELVKIPLENNNKVERISAGSCVERSHLHSGTAPTFEEGKSCDDERNACEDSQIALQSRNEMCKHEESKEGFEESIISESCVYSKDEKVKSENHLDDKLNDEMQKKIEKSEGNCNEHFKNSLIKDMLLQKESGTEHPSPIDQNKEHSLINNLRNIKEEEGVKNQFEKSFPESRRDVVSNAYATVPIVNESTGCGNPCGGMAVGGGIPAHVHCGGVGAVAGVGKSGCMSHRETPINDSVGNNLVGNNLVGSNLVGSNLIGNNLVGSNLVGNNLLGNLTSGGIYEGYAMANKEALSKSENIRKSKITCLSYLRILKRLSSIWSETNKSFEYHFVNILNNVDMNNLDVYLCCFSNIKIYASKSLFLDSILECMDELEIIKKLKSVQSKEESNVDEKSIPLSSSSSSGNNNNGKSGMVKQIMDEVESNLSKDIVEEMHDLSLRNPYFSSTYHGNNSVNNVISGVSPHVSEEEPSVLALYNCVQKKGDANHVGMNNASGKHVGGNHVGMNNVGGEVDMKGGKDFLTCGGRNQCGMSSAVCEGGAASAAGGNVPSYPCSSHGSHVACTSGHMYNNANSNANNRVNPLNNNYNGDVMGFAGNNPLSYSNSFGAASSNTCKKKCSYSDENILNKLNVSIDYNSYNDYSNNYIQEAEKVVEKYKNLSKLNSKESENMYSTCSQSTVHDVGNANANAYLHFKSFLAEYANLHKGSGTEKNKLKDADLTSSDLSFLRCLCAHLCGSGRWEDNGLNDVYCHDKDARDVKSFYDKLKLDSSSNGDMNKFLQEYKLSDEDNPDDREFYNKYGRSNNKGGILSGFDNNANLSSDSFQSILRKRKLRDTSGAHHHQSHHAMQKCSGTSMGGAMGNGSGIGANGANVGGGYDLNYLLCNTNLLKKLKINLLEDKKGGAVDRVVGGSGVGGSVIGGGEANLSESNGSLLGVIDFLKKDSNDYSVDESSGPHMNTRRSVANKNNVKNYKDILNLSQEILGKKGTNGGAAGGGTVAGSSSSYKNGNDHDRDRDSDIFHAHQYPVHNPSLPHHHINPSALYDFIMNTNTSSGGYMENSMHHRGSSLLMNSQNGNNRNDSNLHENGSVNQNNKSCNNGTMGMKGSYKMSASGTSTATPNPLQKKNSYDFSADYNSKMSANGSELSLSNNDNSTEVLLSSGKMEGGSSGVGGLNNAIGSGGLHGGMNPYKHSKNENGKTIGMNNSSNGGNKNIKNLKGSSSITPVASTNYGIGKLKYEMPVGVNPNDDKVKGVYFSKSPRGVGKWNAYFQIANNKRLFTSFSVSKYGYNEARKLSILKRTEWEKEYRHHTDMKNADVKKGKKKSSHHHQQEEAQQQHPQQQSQRHPQRHPQRHHDVNSSLVKNNVKSLARGNNNHLLNSSSEESISYGKEKKLNEESSLMYSNDDEDGCLINRKLAADISSELNDLSDLNDLKDLKDLKDLKDLKDLNDLNDLKDLSHLNHFDDAHVLTVGGGKKINKLSMSNGNNGSGGGGGNVTTAGMTGGEGIKMDDNMDFFIECTKEDNDILNSMDLLRSSLNGAAPDDSNDNIDGKISSRRSALNSSGKFPSNSLLDSYGNNHNSSSNNKNKQSVNSPRVLSNSVGLPNKYIRNLQFPAIDSHTVSNFLEAVTDDQKISS, encoded by the exons ATGTTCTCCCTAAGAAATAGCTCTAACAGCAGTAAGAAGCAACCCATTGAAGTGGATGGGCATGGAAAGAGAGCCACGTGCGAGAAGGGGGAAACCGAACTGGAAGATGATGAGCAAGTGAAAAATTTGTACAAGGAAAATCCATTAACGAAAGTAGAACGTTACATGGATTATGTACAACAAGAAACACAAGTTTATCCAATCAGCAGAACTACCACCCCACATCAGATCAACATTGGAAGCATGGAAAGTGTAAATGAGGATGACGGGGCCTTTAACCCCATTGTGCAATCGTCAACACTGTTATCTCATGATGAAGatgagctagccaaaaatataaaagagaATGACGATGAGAATGACGATGAGAATGACGATGAGAATGACGATGGAATGATGAGGAGACAGAACAGAAGTGTCAACAGTAATACGTACCCTCTTGGTTTTGAGCAGAGGGACGAAGCGGCCATTAAGTTCCATTCGGGAGTGAGAGAATCTGTTATAAATGAAAAGAGACAGAACTGCCCAAGGAATGAGGCCCTGGAGGATGTGTCCGCTCCACATGATGAGAGCGTCAATATGGGCGATAGTGTTAGTGACGGTAATGGTGACAGTGAGAGTGCAGAGCCTTTTTCCCGCAATTGTGAAAAGGAGGAGCCCTCTAAGGGAAGCGCAATGAAGGGGGGATGTCAGGAGGAAGACGAGGCTGAAGCGGATGTGGTGGCTAAAGCGGATATGGAGGCTAAAGCGGATATGGAGGCTAAAGCGGATATGGAGGCTGAAGCGGATATGGAGGCTGAAGACGAAGATGAACTGGTAAAAATCCCCCTCGAGAATAATAACAAAGTGGAGAGAATCAGCGCAGGGTCGTGTGTAGAGAGGTCACACCTCCATAGCGGAACGGCACCTACATTTGAGGAAGGGAAATCATGCGATGATGAGCGCAATGCGTGTGAAGACAGTCAAATCGCCCTCCAATCTAGGAATGAAATGTGCAAGCATGAAGAATCGAAGGAAGGATTCGAAGAGTCGATAATCAGTGAGAGTTGTGTATACAGCAAGGATGAGAAAGTGAAATCGGAGAATCATCTGGATGATAAACTGAACGATgaaatgcaaaagaaaattgaaaagagtGAGGGGAACTGCAACGAGCATTTTAAGAATTCATTAATAAAGGATATGTTACTGCAGAAGGAGAGTGGTACTGAACATCCTTCCCCCATTGACCAGAACAAGGAACATTCCTTAATAAATAACCTCCGTAACAttaaagaggaggagggggtGAAGAATCAGTTTGAGAAATCATTTCCAGAGAGTAGGAGAGACGTGGTTAGCAATGCATATGCCACTGTGCCTATTGTGAATGAGTCCACGGGGTGTGGAAATCCATGTGGAGGGATGGCAGTAGGAGGGGGAATCCCCGCACATGTGCACTGCGGTGGTGTCGGTGCTGTTGCCGGTGTTGGGAAGAGTGGCTGCATGAGCCATAGGGAGACCCCCATTAATGACAGCGTGGGAAATAACCTCGTCGGAAATAACCTCGTCGGAAGTAACCTCGTCGGAAGTAACCTTATCGGAAATAACCTCGTTGGAAGTAACCTCGTTGGAAATAACCTGCTTGGCAACCTCACTAGCGGAGGAATATACGAGGGCTACGCCATGGCAAATAAAGAAGCCCTGAGCAAAAGTGAAAACATAAGAAAGTCAAAAATCACGTGCCTCAGCTACCTACGCATATTAAAGCGATTATCCTCCATCTGGAGTGAAACGAACAAGTCCTTCGAATACCATTTTGTGAATATTTTAAACAACGTTGATATGAATAACTTGGATGTGTACCTGTGCTGTTTTtcaaacataaaaatatatgcaagtAAGAGTTTGTTTCTTGATTCGATTTTGGAATGCATGGACGAGCTGGAGATTATAAAGAAGCTAAAAAGCGTCCAGAGTAAGGAGGAGAGTAACGTTGATGAGAAAAGCATTCCCTTAAGTTCATCTTCTTCAAGtggaaataataataatggtaAAAGTGGAATGGTAAAGCAAATTATGGATGAAGTGGAGAGTAATTTGTCCAAAGACATTGTCGAAGAGATGCATGACTTGTCCTTAAGGAATCCATACTTCAGTAGCACCTACCATGGGAACAACAGTGTGAATAATGTTATATCAGGAGTGTCTCCTCATGTTTCGGAGGAGGAGCCTAGCGTATTGGCCCTCTACAACTGTGTGCAAAAGAAGGGTGATGCTAACCACGTCGGCATGAACAATGCCAGTGGAAAGCATGTCGGTGGTAACCATGTCGGCATGAACAATGTCGGTGGAGAGGTTGATatgaaaggggggaaagactTCCTGACCTGTGGAGGTAGGAATCAGTGCGGTATGTCGTCGGCTGTGTGCGAAGGTGGCGCAGCATCTGCGGCTGGGGGAAATGTCCCCAGTTATCCATGCAGTTCGCATGGCAGCCACGTTGCCTGCACCAGTGGACACATGTACAACAACGCAAACAGCAACGCGAACAACAGAGTAAACCCGCTGAACAATAACTACAACGGGGATGTGATGGGTTTTGCCGGAAATAACCCGCTAAGCTATAGCAACAGTTTTGGTGCGGCCTCGTCAAACACGTGCAAGAAGAAATGCAGTTACTctgatgaaaatattttgaatAAATTGAATGTCAGCATAGACTACAATTCGTACAACGACTACAGCAACAACTACATTCAGGAAGCCGAGAAGGTTGTAGAAAAATACAAGAATTTGAGCAAGCTGAATTCGAAGGAGAGTGAAAACATGTATAGTACGTGTAGCCAGTCCACCGTCCACGATGTTGGTAATGCTAATGCGAATGCCTATTTGCATTTTAAATCGTTTTTGGCGGAATATGCAAATTTGCATAAGGGCAGCGGTACCgagaagaacaaattgaaggatGCCGATTTGACCTCCAGTGACTTGAGCTTCTTGCGTTGCCTTTGTGCGCACTTGTGCGGATCCGGCAGATGGGAG GATAATGGACTCAACGACGTGTACTGCCATGACAAGGATGCGAGGGATGTGAAAAGTTTTTACGACAAGCTGAAGCTGGACTCGAGTAGCAACGGTGACATGAACAAATTTCTACAGGAGTACAAACTTAGTGACGAGGACAACCCTGATGACAGGGAGTTCTATAACAAGTACGGAAGAAGCAACAACAAAGGAGGCATCCTAAGCGGATTTGATAATAATGCCAATTTGTCATCGGATAGCTTCCAGAGTATTTTGAGGAAGAGAAAGTTACGGGACACTTCTGGTGCGCACCACCATCAGAGTCATCACGCTATGCAGAAATGCAGCGGAACCAGTATGGGGGGTGCCATGGGGAATGGAAGCGGGATTGGCGCGAACGGAGCGAATGTAGGAGGAGGCTACGACTTGAACTACCTCCTGTGCAACACGAATTTGCTGAAAAAGCTGAAGATTAATTTGTTGGAGGATAAAAAGGGTGGCGCAGTTGACAGGGTTGTTGGTGGTAGCGGTGTCGGAGGCAGTGTCATTGGCGGAGGCGAAGCTAACCTGAGCGAAAGCAACGGCAGCCTCCTTGGAGTGATTGACTTCTTGAAGAAGGACTCCAACGATTACTCTGTGGACGAGAGTAGTGGCCCGCACATGAATACGAGAAGAAGCGTGGCGAACAAGAATAATGTGAAAAACTACAAGGACATTTTGAATCTGTCGCAGGAAATTCTGGGCAAGAAGGGAACCAACGGAGGAGCAGCGGGAGGAGGAACGGTAGCTGGATCGTCTTCATCctacaaaaatgggaatgaCCATGATAGAGATCGGGATTCTGACATCTTTCACGCTCATCAGTACCCGGTACATAATCCCTCTCTCCCGCATCACCACATAAACCCCAGTGCATTATACGACTTTATAATGAACACAAATACATCGTCTGGTGGATATATGGAGAATTCGATGCACCATCGAGGTAGCAGCCTCCTGATGAATAGCCAGAACGGCAACAATAGAAATGACAGTAACTTGCACGAGAATGGAAGCGTGAATCAGAACAACAAGAGTTGCAATAATGGCACGATGGGTATGAAGGGATCATACAAGATGAGCGCAAGTGGCACGAGCACCGCGACGCCAAACCCTctacagaagaaaaacagCTACGATTTCAGTGCCGATTATAATTCGAAGATGAGTGCGAACGGGTCGGAATTATCACTAAGCAATAACGATAATAGTACAGAGGTGCTATTGAGTAGtgggaaaatggaaggaggaTCTTCGGGAGTAGGTGGTTTGAACAATGCTATCGGTTCGGGTGGGTTACACGGAGGCATGAATCCGTACAAACATAGTaagaatgaaaatggaaagacaATTGGAATGAATAACTCCTCAAATGGTGGAAACAAGAATATTAAGAATTTGAAAGGTTCATCGAGCATCACGCCAGTGGCATCAACAAACTATGGGATTGGCAAGTTGAAGTATGAAATGCCTGTTGGTGTAAATCCAAATGATGACAAAGTGAAAGgagtttatttttccaaatctCCAAGAGGAGTTGGTAAGTGGAATGCGTACTTCCAGATAGCCAATAATAAGAGGCTATTCACCAGTTTCAGTGTGAGCAAGTACGGATACAACGAAGCCAGGAAGTTGTCTATATTGAAAAGAACCGAGTGGGAAAAGGAGTACAGACACCACACGGATATGAAAAACGCAGATGTGAAGAAAGGTAAGAAAAAGTCGAGTCACCACCATCAGCAAGAAGAGGCGCAACAACAACACCCTCAGCAACAATCGCAACGACACCCACAGCGACACCCGCAACGACACCACGATGTTAATAGCAGCTTGGTCAAAAATAATGTTAAAAGTTTGGCAAGGGGAAATAACAACCATTTGTTAAATTCCAGTAGCGAGGAGTCCATATCctatgggaaggaaaagaagctgAACGAAGAAAGCAGTTTGATGTATTCGAATGACGACGAGGACGGTTGCTTGATTAACAGAAAATTGGCTGCAGACATTTCAAGCGAGCTCAACGATTTGAGCGATTTGAACGATTTGAAAGATTTGAAGGATTTGAAGGATTTGAAAGATTTGAAAGATTTGAACGATTTGAACGATTTGAAAGATTTGAGCCACTTGAACCATTTTGACGATGCGCATGTGTTAACTGTTGGGGGCGGAAAGAAGATAAATAAGTTAAGCATGTCCAATGGAAATAACGGTAGTGGCGGGGGAGGAGGTAATGTTACTACTGCTGGTATGACGGGCGGCGAGGGCATCAAGATGGACGACAATATGGATTTCTTCATCGAGTGTACGAAGGAGGATAACGATATCCTTAACTCCATGGATCTCCTGCGTTCAAGTTTGAATGGCGCTGCTCCAGATGACAGTAATGATAATATTGATGGGAAAATCTCCTCCAGGAGAAGCGCCCTGAACAGTAGTGGCAAGTTCCCCTCCAATTCGCTGCTCGACTCGTATGGCAACAACCACAACAGTAGTAGCAACAACAAGAACAAGCAGTCGGTCAACTCGCCCAGGGTACTGTCCAACTCGGTTGGGTTGCCCAACAAGTACATTCGCAATTTGCAATTCCCAGCAATCGACTCGCACACCGTGAGTAACTTTTTGGAGGCTGTCACGGATGACCAGAAAATTTCGTCCTAG